The window CGGAGCTGAAGACGACACGGGGCTCGTCGCAGAATCAGAGTCCGCAATTTTTGGCGAATCGTTTCCCAGGAATTCTTGGAACCGGGCAAGGTTAAGGCTACGCTCACTGTGATACTTAACCGCCTCACCGATTTGCGGTCCTAATTTGCGCCATTGCCAAACGCCGAGTTCGATTAAAACTGCCGCAGCAACCAAAAACATACTGAGGCAAGCGCCGAAAGCAATCGTGAGAATGATTGCCGCCGTTATGTGCCCAGCAACCAATAGTGCAAAGAGCAAACCAGGGTGGATATCTTCTTGTCCCAACCCGTCGTCGTCGCTTGGTCCGGGAGTTGGAGATGATGAGACCGAAAACGTTCCATGGCAATTCGGGCACTGCAGCGATGTGCCAATGTGCTCGGTTCGCAAACTGAGGAGTTGCCGACAGAATGGGCAAGCTGCGTTCATAACGGCGTTAGGCTCAATTGCATTTGGCAGGCGACTCGCCGAGTATCATAGCTGCTCTATTTTTGGTTTCCACTGTTGCGACTGCAATGAACGGAATTATCGGATTCTGCGTTGAAGCGGAGCCGTCCGGCATCGGCCGTGGGACTGGACGGTTCCGTAGTGCTTGGCAGCAGTCCTCGCAGGCGGGCTCACGCCGTAACAAATACGGTTTCGGCAGATTTGCAATCTGGCGACAATGCGAGTGAACGCACTGACGGTAGAATAGTGATCAGCACTGCCTCGTACGGTCTGACCGGCAGTTGCGCCACATCGCTTGGGACGCCAAATGGAACGTGGCAATCGTTGGTCAAGGAGTGCAGCGTGTCGAAGTCAGAGATGGACCAAGTCCAAGAACAAGCCCGCCAGGTCTTCGTCGCCGCCGGGAGACTCGGCGCGGATTTCTGCGAAGAATCACGCTCGCGCGCTTTCTATTATGACGCGTCGGCTTGGGAACGGCATAAGCCGATGTTCGATCAGATGTGGAATTCGCTGCTTCAGCTAAGAGCCGCGATGCAGTATCCGCCCCTCGGTTTGGAGCAAGTCGTCGAGCAACTCAATGATGCTGCTCGTATCGCCAAGAGGATGCGCGCAGCCATCCTACCGCAACAAGCCCCGGCCAGCTGGACGGGACGGCCCATTGGCGTCGTCCTCGGGGTGACAAATCCTGGTCCGCCACAGTTCACCTCGTACATGGAATTCTTTCCCGACCTGAACACGGTTGCTGAGCGTGGTTTGAGGGCCCTGCATGGGATTGCCCAAGCCTCGTCGACGGAAGATCCTTTTGCGCTTCTGGAAATAGAACGGGCGGCGGACACTGAGGATTTCACACTCATCAACCGCTTTCCCAATACGGCCGAGGGACACGTTCGCTTTCTGGAATTCGTCTATCTGGAGATCCGCGAACAGGCCGATGCGCTGCGCGCCGGAAAGTACACGCATGCGAGTATCGAAAACCAGTTGCGCCAGGGAGTGAAGTGGAGCGAGGCAAAACGTCGCGCCCAAGAGCTGAGCGAACTTCCGGCGGCGTTGGCCCAAACCCTGGCGAGCGTGCTGAACCGGACCCTCGATCTAGGCACCGTCGCACAGATCGAAGAGCTACTGAAACCGGTCGTGCGGGCGCTGCGTGACTTTCTCGAAAGGCATCGGTCGGCGCAGTTGGCGGCAGCTTTGAAAGCGGTACGCCACGAACTAGAGATTTGGAATAGCCTCAACTCTCCCAGCGAATCCGGGTATCTGCTGGAACGAGTGCCCAAAGGGCATCGATTGCATGGAGCGATCGCCGCGCTGCAAGTCTTTTTCGGCGGGACGCTACCGCGCCAGGTGGCGGGACACTGGCGAAAATTCCTGGAACTGACGCGCTCCGACGATGAAGACGCTGAATCCGAGGCAGAGTGGTTGATAACTTGGCTGGACGGCGAGCTGAGGAAGCTGGGTACAGCGCTCAAGGCATCCGACTCGCAGGCGGGCGAGAAATCGAAAGTCCTAGAGGACCTCCTCTGGCCCTCGGACGCGTGCGCGATCGCGCTCACCGCACGCTTCCGCGGGCAGGCCCACGACGCGCTGGTAGAGCGACTGCAAACCATTCTTGATAAGCAGCTTCCCGACAGGCCGCGAATGACGATTTTGCAGTCGCTGCAGGATCGCGGCTGCGACCTTTTGATTGAGTGGCGGGACGGAACCAAGCACGGGATTCAGTTAAAAAGTAACTTCGACATCGAAGAAAAAACGTTCACGGGCACGACCATCGTGCAAATGCAGGACTCGCGTCAACACGGTCTGGCGAAACTGTATGTCGTTTTCTGCGGGGACCTCACGTCCCAGTCGAACCGCCAAAAGGTGAGATCCATCCTGAGTCGGATGAGCGCGATGAACGATCCCTACCTGCTGGGGGTCCCGCCGGAAAGAGCTTTGCCGCTCCTCTTCCCGGCGACGTGAGTTCATTTTGTGCGCGAACCCGCGCGGCAGTGTCGGTTCTGTCTTGGTCTCTCGGTTCCATCTTGATCCCAGCAGAGAGGAAATGCTGATGTCCTTGGATGACAACTGAGCTACCGATTCGCATTGATCGGCAAGCCGCGATATCCGAGCGAGCTACTGGTTTTTCGTCGCCTTTACTGATAAGTCACAAGTCCTAGAATAGTCTTGCGATGCAGTTCGGAAAGTGATTGTGGTTCCTATCGGCGTCATGGTCATGTCGCCGGCGCGATACGCAACTTCTTTCAATTGGCATTAGGGAAGGGCAAATGCCTTTTCGTGCTTAGCCGCTTGGCAATGGATAGCTTCATTCAGAATCCATCCGTCTCGGCGTGCATGGCCGCAAGTTAGTAGGGCAGGGCCTGATTCGCACCGCTCGGCCTCGTCGCGCCGCCAACGGTGAAGTGCTCATGATCCGCGGCGCCCACAAAACAATCTCCGGACTATCGCCGTCACTTTGGAAAATGCGCCGCGCTCCTATTTTGCCGGCTTTGTCGAACCAAGTGGAGCGGCGTCGCGAGCCCGGCTCAATTTGCTCGAACCCAATCAGGCTGGAAAGATCCCGGTGGTTTTGATTCACGGGCTGTTTTCCGATCCGCAAAGCGGGGCGGATATGATCAATGACTTGCGCGCTGTTCCCGGTTTTTTAGATCGTCACCAGCTCTGGGTTTTTCGCTATCCCACCGGCCAGGGATTTCTTCAGTCCGCAACGATCTTGCAAGCGGAACTGCGAGCCGTCGTGGCGGCACTCGACCCTGAACAAAGCGATCCTGCTTTGAGAAACATGGTGCTGATCGGGCATAGCATGGGCGGGCTCGTCGCCAAACTGCAGATAACTCACTCGGAGGATTTGATCTGGAACAAACTTGCCAATCGTCCTCTGGAGACAATCGTAACGACAGAGGAAGCGCGGGCGTTCCTAGCCGAGAACTGCTATTTCGATCCTTCCCCTCATGTCGATCGCGTGATTTTTATCGCATCGCCTCACGCGGGGTCGTTGTCGTCGAGCGGACTGATTGGACGTGGAGCGGCCATGCTGGTGGAACCATCACCCGCACAGGCGGCGATGCACGAACAAATGATTCGCGACAATCCTCAGACTTTTAACCCATTGATTGAAGCGCGCATGCCAACGAGCATCGACGTGCTCTCTCCTCAATCGCCACTTCTAGACGTCATGCGGAAAATGAAGCTGAAAGCTGGCATTAAGGTGCACAGCATCATCGGGTGCTCTCATCCATTGTCGCTCGACGGCCCCTCCGACGGAGTCGTGTCGGTGCGTAGTGCTTCCCATCCTGGTTGTAAAAGCGTGCTGGCCTTCAACGCGACACATGCACACGTGCATCGCGCACAGCAAACTAGCGAGGAAGTCGTGCGCATTCTGAATCGGGGATACGACTACCATGCGAGCATGAAGCCGCGCCCTGAATCTCGGGCTCGACTGGCAATCGAAAAGTCCCGTTAAGCGGAGATTTGTGAAGTTTACTCCTGATCGCTTTGTGCAGTTTACTCAAGGCCTAGGGTTTCGCTCCCACTTTGTGAAAGGCAGACATCTTGCCCGCTGCCAAGCCCCGTTCCGCGTCCAAAGAGCCGTAGAGCTGGATGAACTTCGCCACCAATCCCGTCCAGCCGGTCTGATGACTTGCGCCTAACCCTGCACCGTTATCGGCGTGAAAGTATTCGAAGAACTGCAGGCAATCCTGCCACTGAGTGTCAGACTGGAATTTCTCCGTCCCGCCATTCACCGGACGGCGGCCATGTTCGTCGCGCAAAAAGATTCGAGTAAGCCGGTCCGAAAGCTCCTTGCTCACCTCGAACAGGTTCAGCGTGTTGCCGGAACCGGTGGGGCATTCAATCTTGAAGTTGTCACCGTAGTACAGATAGTACTGCAGCAAGGCGCGGATGATCATGGCGTTGACTGGCATCCATACCGGACCGCGCCAGTTGGAGTTGCCGCCGAACATCCCAGTATTCGATTCGGCCGGCAAGTAGTCCACTCGGTACTCTTGACCATTCAGGTGGTAGACGTAGGGATTTTGCTCGTGGAATTTCGAGATTGAGCGGATGCCGTAAGGCCCGAAGAACTCGTTCTCGTCGAGCATCCTTGTCAGGACCCGACGCAGTCGCTCTGGATTGAGCACGGCGAGCAAGGAGCGATCGTTGACGCCGAAATGCTCCGGGCCGACGGGGTGCATCATCGTTCCGAGTTCCGGAATCCGCCGCAGTCTTGAGGCCATCCATCTCGGGCATCTCGATATCGAGAATCACGAGGTCGGGATTGAGCATCTTCATCTGGTCGAGCGCGAGCTTGCCCGTCGCAGCCGTGCCGGCTACTTCGATGTTGGATTGTGAGGTCAGCTCTTCCGTGACGATTCGTCGGACAACGAAAGAATCGTCAACGACGAGGACGCGAATCTTCTCCATGAATCCTGTTCCTCGTGGCTATCGCCCATTGACCGCTCAGCCCTGCAACTTTGTCACCAGATGTTGTAGCTCGACCGCCATGCGCGCCAATTCGTCGGCCGATGCCTTCGTATTTGCTGCGCCGCTAGTTGTGCTGCGCGCGGCTTGGGCGACCCCGGTTACATTTTGCGCGATCTCGCGGCTGCCGAGGGCCGCTTCATTCACATTGCGAGCAATTTCAGCCGTCGTCGCTGTTTGTTCTTCGACGGCGCTGGCAATGGTGCTTTGAATGTCGTTGATGTGGCTGATGATGGTGCCTATCTGAGCGATCGCGTCCACCGCTCCCTTTGTGTCCGATTGGATCGCTTCGATCTTGCGGCTAATGTCCTCCGTGGCCTTGGCGGTTTGCTTGGCGAGTTCTTTCACTTCGTTGGCAACCACGGCAAAACCCTTCCCCGCTTCACCGGCGCGGGCGGCTTCGATGGTGGCGTTCAGCGCCAACAAGTTCGTCTGCTGGGCAATCGACGTGATGACCTTGATCACATTGCCAATTTCGGCGCTGCTGGCCCCCAATTTCGAGACCGTAGCGTTGGTCTTCTCGGCCACTTTGACAGCAGAGGTCGCGACGCGGGCAGCTTCGTTGGCGCTCTTGGCAATTTCCCGAATGCTCGCTCCCATCTCCTCCGTGGCGCTGGCAACGGTGCCGATATTGCGGCTTACCTGTTCGGCGGCGGCCGACACGACGCTTGCTTGCGACGCCGTCTCTTCTGAATTGGCCGCCATCAGTTGGCTGACGGACGTTAACTCTTGAGCGGCGCTAGAAAGTGAATGAACCGTATTTCCCAACGACGATTCGACTTGCTTGAGCTGCGTAATATCGGTGGCATACTTCACCACTTTGAAGGGACGGCCGGCATAGTCCAGAATCGGAAAGTACGACCCTTCGATCCAAACTTCCTTGCCGTCTTTGCCCAGCCGCCGAAACCGCCCAGTCTGCTGACGGCCAGCCGCCAGGTCGAGCCAGAATTGTCGATAGGCGGCACTGCTGGAATGGGTTGAATCGACAAACAGGCTGTGATGTTTTCCTATGATCTCGTCGAGCCGATAACCCATTGCCTGCAGAAAGTTCT is drawn from Anatilimnocola floriformis and contains these coding sequences:
- a CDS encoding MGH1-like glycoside hydrolase domain-containing protein, which encodes MMHPVGPEHFGVNDRSLLAVLNPERLRRVLTRMLDENEFFGPYGIRSISKFHEQNPYVYHLNGQEYRVDYLPAESNTGMFGGNSNWRGPVWMPVNAMIIRALLQYYLYYGDNFKIECPTGSGNTLNLFEVSKELSDRLTRIFLRDEHGRRPVNGGTEKFQSDTQWQDCLQFFEYFHADNGAGLGASHQTGWTGLVAKFIQLYGSLDAERGLAAGKMSAFHKVGAKP
- a CDS encoding esterase/lipase family protein, producing the protein MLEPNQAGKIPVVLIHGLFSDPQSGADMINDLRAVPGFLDRHQLWVFRYPTGQGFLQSATILQAELRAVVAALDPEQSDPALRNMVLIGHSMGGLVAKLQITHSEDLIWNKLANRPLETIVTTEEARAFLAENCYFDPSPHVDRVIFIASPHAGSLSSSGLIGRGAAMLVEPSPAQAAMHEQMIRDNPQTFNPLIEARMPTSIDVLSPQSPLLDVMRKMKLKAGIKVHSIIGCSHPLSLDGPSDGVVSVRSASHPGCKSVLAFNATHAHVHRAQQTSEEVVRILNRGYDYHASMKPRPESRARLAIEKSR
- a CDS encoding methyl-accepting chemotaxis protein, producing the protein MSKKRSTKPPAAVKTSNAKRQTAQQRLELDHAGQIAAIQRSQAVIEFELDGTIIHANQNFLKCVGYALDEIKGRRHSEFVDEATRNSEQYRDFWQRLNRGEDITGDFRRIAKCGREIYIHGVYSPILDRDGKPFKIIKFATDVTETLLRNADNEGQVAAIGRVQAVVEFGLDGVITNANQNFLQAMGYRLDEIIGKHHSLFVDSTHSSSAAYRQFWLDLAAGRQQTGRFRRLGKDGKEVWIEGSYFPILDYAGRPFKVVKYATDITQLKQVESSLGNTVHSLSSAAQELTSVSQLMAANSEETASQASVVSAAAEQVSRNIGTVASATEEMGASIREIAKSANEAARVATSAVKVAEKTNATVSKLGASSAEIGNVIKVITSIAQQTNLLALNATIEAARAGEAGKGFAVVANEVKELAKQTAKATEDISRKIEAIQSDTKGAVDAIAQIGTIISHINDIQSTIASAVEEQTATTAEIARNVNEAALGSREIAQNVTGVAQAARSTTSGAANTKASADELARMAVELQHLVTKLQG